CGGATGCGGTACACTTCCTCCAGATCGCCCTCGCACATCATCCCCCACACGTCGGGGCAATGGGGGAGCTGGAACGTTACCCCTTTGCCGATAACGGGAATATGCCGATAGTCCGAGTAGCCTGGAAATTGAACGAACAAATTGCTTCCGTTTGCGATCGTATTGGCGACTCCGGGATGCAGCTCGCCGGTCGCCGGGTCGGTAAACATGAGCTCCAGTTCGGTATGTTCCCTTACACGGACAACGCCCCAGTCCGTCTTGACGCCGTCCTTCAGGTTTTCGCCATGAGTAAAGGTAAAATCCTCGAAACGGCTGCGGGAAAGCGCGGTTCCGGGCTGGATATGCTTGCAAAGCACGGGTTTGGCCATGAACAAATAGTTGTCTCCCGAATCGGGATAAACATGGCCGGACTCGCGCTGGATCAAATCGCCGATCACATCGTTCGGCACGCGGCCGCAAAGCAAATAAGCCAGCCCCTCAGGCCCCGCAACCGGTTCAATGTACATCAGAGTCATCTCATCGTGAAACTTGGAGGTGCTTGGCCCGATTTCGAGCGTGAGCGGGTCCGCGTAAGGACCGAACAGGCAGCGTCCCCCTTTGCCAGCCTGGTAGATGCCCAAATACATCGGCGATTCCCAGGAGTGTGCACGGCCGATATGCGGCGAATAGGTAGAAAAGATGACATGACCCTGCTCATTCAGCAAAAAAAGCTCCGAAAAGTCGCTGCCGCGGGTTAGTGCCGCTTCAAACAAAGTCGCTGCGTTTTTCACGGCCTCCTCGCCGAAAGGAGCGGTTAAATGAGCTTCAATTTGCTGGCGAAGCCGGCCCAAATGGGACCAATATTCCATTGCCCAGCTGTTCATCAGGTCAAGGCGCGTTTGTGCGATCCCTTCGAAAATATCTTCCACAACCGGCTTCTGATGACGATTTAGTCGGTACGACCACCATAAGGGCAGCCCCTTTTTGAAACCTAACCAATCGAACATGACGCCCCCACCCCATTTTTCCGAATTTAGCCCATTTTCCGAATGATTAATGTAATCTATCTATGTATTATTCGTGTGAGCTTGGATTATATTGTACTTAAACGTAAATAAAAATGTCAATATGTGTTATATTTCGAGCGGAAATGTTGAATTTTCATAGAAATGCGAACAAAATTCCAAAAAAAATATTTCAATGTTCGTGAAATGTGTAAGAGAAAATTACATTTCATTTGGCTTGGAAGACAGCGGCTGCTTGATGTTCGGAAAAAGGGGGCAATTCGGGATAATCTGGGAAATTTTGAGCGAAGATAGCTTGAGTCATAAAGCGTAGTAGGCGTTTATCCTGCGAAAAAAAAATTACCCGTCCCGTATCGGAGGCATTCCCGAAAAACGGAAGGGTAATCAAGGCCAGTTCAGCAACCCGCGGTAGATGTGCAGCACCGTTTCGGAGCTGCCGCTGTAGACGATGACGGCCATCGTTACAATCAGCTGGGTCAGAGCGCAGCGGGCGTAGAAGTATCCGCGCGATACTTTTTTCTTGTTGACGGTGGATTTGCCGAGCAGGTTTTCCAAAGCAAGAAAGATGCCGTGATACACGCCCCACAGCACGTACAGCCAGCTGAAGCCGTGCCACAAACCGATCAGCACCATAATCAGGATCGACAGCCCGGAGGCGGTCCATTTGGTCGGCGTTTGCCGGGAGAACAGCATAAAGATATGATCGCGGAACCAGTCTCCGAGCGTTGCGTGCCAATTGCGCCAATATTGCGTTAAAGTCGGCGACTGGAACGGTTTTTTGAAGTTTTCCGGGATGTTGTACCCCATCAGACGGCCGAAGCCGATCGCAATGTCCGAGTAGCCGGAGAAATCGAAAAAGATCAACGCATAAAACCAGACCATCAAAAACAGCGATTCGTGCGTATGCAGCTCCTGCTTTTGCATGACGTTAAACACATCGGTCATCCAGGTGACGACGACGATTTTTTTGAACATGCCGAGAATGATCCGCTTGACGCTGGCTTCGACGGTTGCGGCATCCACCTTGTAGGGCTGCTTCGTATCCGCCATGAAATCGCGGAATTTCAAAATCGGACCCGAGGTGAAGGTCGGTACGAATAAAATATAGTTCGCATAGTCGATGGCCGGCGCTTTGGCGTCCTTACCCAGGTAATAAGCGAAGTAATAGGCGTCGATCACCTTGAGCACGTTGTAGATCAAGCCGAGCAGCATCACCGTGTCGAACAGCGGGTGTTCCAGCTTCAGCATGCCGTAAATGCGCAGCAGCGATACTCCGGCTACATTAAGAGCGATTAGCGAGATAAAGGCAGGTTTGCGTCCGGCCGACGCGCCGCACAAATAGCGAAAGCCGATAAAGTTCACGGCGGTATAAAGAACGTGAAAGACGAACAGCTGCTTGCTGAATAGGGCGATAAAACCGAGGTTGAACAGCAGCAGCAAAACCCGCTTGTTCAGCGTCCAGCGGCGGGTGATGCCGAGAACGACGGCCATGCCGATCATCGCCACAACCGCGTTCATATTCAAGTACCACATAGAGAGGACTCCTTAGAGCTTTCCGCAGGAAAGCTGACTTCATTCAGAAACCTTCATAAATGAACAAGCCTTTGCCGGTAAAATAAATGAGGACCATGATCAGCATGGCCAAATATACGATCACTTCGAGGAGCTTGCGAGCTTTTGGAGCCATGTGTCCACCTCCTTCGTAAACACCGGGGCCCCTTCCTTGCGGCTTAAGTGCACGAGATCGTGAA
The window above is part of the Paenibacillus hamazuiensis genome. Proteins encoded here:
- a CDS encoding MBOAT family O-acyltransferase codes for the protein MWYLNMNAVVAMIGMAVVLGITRRWTLNKRVLLLLFNLGFIALFSKQLFVFHVLYTAVNFIGFRYLCGASAGRKPAFISLIALNVAGVSLLRIYGMLKLEHPLFDTVMLLGLIYNVLKVIDAYYFAYYLGKDAKAPAIDYANYILFVPTFTSGPILKFRDFMADTKQPYKVDAATVEASVKRIILGMFKKIVVVTWMTDVFNVMQKQELHTHESLFLMVWFYALIFFDFSGYSDIAIGFGRLMGYNIPENFKKPFQSPTLTQYWRNWHATLGDWFRDHIFMLFSRQTPTKWTASGLSILIMVLIGLWHGFSWLYVLWGVYHGIFLALENLLGKSTVNKKKVSRGYFYARCALTQLIVTMAVIVYSGSSETVLHIYRGLLNWP